A stretch of Usitatibacter palustris DNA encodes these proteins:
- the trxA gene encoding thioredoxin: MAHVELTKENFESVVTGNPTVVVDFWAPWCGPCRSFAPVFESVAEKNTDIVFAKVNTEAEPEIAAHFQIRSIPTLMVFRDSIIVFAQPGALPKSALEQVVERAKALDMDDVRKQMADKESSAA, from the coding sequence ATGGCGCATGTAGAGCTGACCAAAGAGAACTTCGAGTCCGTCGTCACAGGCAACCCCACGGTGGTCGTGGACTTCTGGGCGCCATGGTGCGGGCCCTGCCGGTCCTTCGCGCCGGTCTTCGAGAGCGTCGCCGAGAAGAACACGGATATCGTGTTCGCCAAGGTGAACACCGAGGCCGAGCCCGAGATCGCGGCGCACTTCCAGATTCGCTCGATCCCGACGCTGATGGTCTTCCGCGATTCGATCATCGTCTTCGCACAGCCCGGGGCGCTTCCCAAGAGCGCGCTCGAGCAGGTCGTGGAGCGCGCCAAGGCCCTCGACATGGACGACGTCCGCAAGCAGATGGCCGACAAGGAGTCGTCGGCGGCGTAA
- a CDS encoding pirin family protein, whose translation MTTFRPVERSVASQIAPVGTFTVRRALPDRHRHSVGPWVFLDHFGPFPIKPGDDGVGAHPHAGIETVTYLLTGRNEHRDSAGHTGIVAAGGAQWMTAGRGVVHAEKPLAEGKEELTQHGIQLWTSLPRALKMMPPRYQRIEAGAIPEVKRDGVTVRVIGGNFEDTKGPADVLMPLFLWHVTLAPGAELATNVSGAFEVAAYVINGQGAFGAPDDVTHAGLGEMVVWENVEGTIRVANPGADTLDVMVLGGAPAEGPLVFHGPFVMNSVEQVRAAEVAYRSGRMGELH comes from the coding sequence ATGACGACCTTCAGACCCGTTGAACGCAGCGTGGCTTCGCAGATCGCGCCGGTCGGCACGTTCACCGTGCGCCGCGCGCTTCCGGACCGTCATCGCCACTCGGTCGGGCCCTGGGTTTTTCTCGACCACTTCGGGCCTTTCCCGATCAAGCCGGGTGACGACGGGGTCGGCGCGCATCCGCACGCTGGTATCGAGACGGTCACGTATCTGCTCACTGGCCGCAACGAGCATCGCGATTCCGCCGGCCACACCGGCATCGTCGCGGCGGGCGGTGCGCAGTGGATGACCGCGGGCCGCGGCGTCGTGCATGCGGAGAAGCCGCTGGCCGAAGGCAAGGAAGAGCTCACGCAGCACGGTATCCAGCTTTGGACGTCGTTGCCGCGCGCGTTGAAGATGATGCCGCCGCGCTACCAGCGCATCGAAGCGGGCGCCATCCCCGAAGTGAAGCGCGACGGCGTGACCGTGCGGGTGATCGGCGGCAACTTCGAGGATACGAAGGGTCCGGCGGACGTGTTGATGCCGCTCTTCCTCTGGCACGTGACGCTCGCGCCCGGCGCCGAGCTCGCGACGAACGTGTCGGGTGCCTTCGAAGTCGCGGCGTACGTGATCAATGGTCAGGGCGCCTTCGGCGCGCCCGATGACGTGACGCATGCCGGCCTGGGCGAGATGGTCGTCTGGGAAAACGTCGAGGGCACGATCCGCGTCGCCAACCCGGGGGCTGATACCCTCGACGTGATGGTGCTCGGAGGCGCGCCGGCCGAAGGGCCGCTCGTGTTCCATGGACCCTTCGTGATGAACAGCGTCGAACAGGTGCGGGCCGCGGAAGTCGCGTATCGCTCCGGGCGCATGGGAGAGCTGCATTGA
- the gluQRS gene encoding tRNA glutamyl-Q(34) synthetase GluQRS, which produces MTEKGDSPHFRKGDSPLYRGRFAPSPTGPLHFGSLVAAVASWLDARAVGGEWLVRIEDVDATRTVPGAAEDILRTLEALGLTWDGAVEWQGNRKAIYDNFLERLRSSGYLYRCRCSRKEIADSGAQGLEGVVYPGTCRNLGLPPAVAGADRIRTNPGNIDFEDRLQGPIVQDLAANIGDFVLKRRDGLHAYQLAVVVDDAEQGITDVVRGADLLLSTPRQILLQRLLDLPTPRYLHTPVATRGGIKLSKQTQAPALDAREAVPALKAVLAFLGQPAVPGATAAEVLAHARAAWDPLLIPVSRQLEAPTL; this is translated from the coding sequence ATGACCGAAAAAGGGGACAGTCCCCATTTCCGAAAAGGGGACAGTCCCCTTTATCGGGGACGCTTCGCGCCCTCGCCCACCGGGCCGCTGCACTTCGGCTCGCTGGTCGCGGCCGTCGCGAGCTGGCTTGATGCGCGTGCCGTGGGTGGCGAGTGGCTCGTGCGAATCGAAGACGTGGATGCCACCCGGACCGTGCCGGGCGCGGCCGAGGACATCCTCCGGACGCTCGAAGCGTTGGGCCTGACGTGGGATGGCGCGGTGGAATGGCAGGGAAATCGCAAGGCAATTTACGACAACTTCCTCGAACGCCTGCGATCAAGCGGCTACCTCTACCGCTGCCGCTGCTCGCGCAAGGAGATTGCGGACTCCGGAGCGCAAGGCCTGGAGGGCGTCGTGTACCCGGGGACGTGCCGGAATCTCGGGCTTCCGCCTGCGGTCGCGGGTGCCGACCGGATTCGCACCAACCCCGGGAATATCGACTTCGAGGACCGCCTTCAGGGGCCGATCGTGCAGGATCTTGCTGCGAACATCGGCGATTTCGTCCTAAAGCGCAGGGATGGCCTCCACGCTTACCAGCTGGCCGTCGTCGTCGACGATGCCGAGCAGGGAATCACAGACGTCGTGCGGGGCGCGGACCTTCTGCTGTCGACGCCGCGACAGATTCTCCTCCAGCGCCTGCTCGACCTGCCGACGCCACGATACCTGCACACCCCTGTCGCCACGCGCGGGGGCATTAAGCTTTCCAAGCAAACGCAAGCGCCGGCCCTCGACGCGCGGGAAGCGGTTCCGGCGCTGAAGGCGGTGCTGGCATTTCTCGGCCAACCCGCGGTGCCCGGCGCGACCGCCGCCGAAGTGCTGGCGCACGCCCGGGCCGCGTGGGACCCTCTTCTCATTCCCGTCTCCCGGCAACTGGAAGCGCCTACCTTATGA
- a CDS encoding pirin family protein, whose product MDIRRANERGHADHGWLNSFHSFSFADYYDPAHMGFGSLRVINEDRVQPGKGFGTHGHRDMEIVSYVLEGALAHKDSMGNGSVIRPGDVQRMTAGTGVQHSEFNASDKEPVHFLQIWIEPSARGVKPGYEEKHFDAASKRGALRLIASNDGREGSVLIHQDASLYATILDGADTVEHKVAAGRRAYVHVIRGDVTVNGQPLSAGDAAKLGGNDTTVRLDNARQAEVLVFDLA is encoded by the coding sequence ATGGATATCCGCCGCGCCAACGAAAGAGGACACGCCGACCACGGCTGGTTGAACTCCTTCCACAGCTTTTCCTTCGCCGACTACTACGACCCCGCCCACATGGGGTTCGGGAGCCTGCGGGTCATCAACGAAGACCGCGTCCAGCCGGGCAAGGGATTCGGAACTCACGGCCACCGCGACATGGAGATCGTGAGCTACGTCCTGGAAGGCGCGCTCGCGCACAAGGACTCGATGGGCAACGGCTCCGTGATCCGCCCGGGCGACGTGCAGCGCATGACCGCGGGCACGGGCGTGCAGCACAGCGAGTTCAACGCCTCGGACAAGGAGCCCGTGCATTTCCTGCAGATCTGGATCGAGCCGAGCGCGCGTGGGGTGAAGCCCGGCTACGAAGAGAAGCATTTCGATGCCGCTTCCAAGCGCGGAGCGCTGCGCCTCATCGCCTCCAACGATGGCCGCGAGGGCTCGGTGCTGATTCACCAGGACGCGAGCCTCTACGCGACGATCCTCGATGGCGCCGACACCGTTGAACACAAGGTCGCCGCCGGCCGCCGCGCCTACGTTCATGTCATTCGCGGCGACGTGACCGTGAACGGTCAGCCCCTTTCCGCGGGAGATGCCGCGAAGCTCGGCGGCAACGACACCACGGTGCGACTCGACAACGCGCGCCAGGCCGAAGTGCTCGTCTTCGACCTCGCCTGA
- the putA gene encoding bifunctional proline dehydrogenase/L-glutamate gamma-semialdehyde dehydrogenase PutA produces the protein MNQTPSDPRESIRANYLRDEGEAVAELLAIARLDPAAEARVASRARELVETVRAKQKASAGMQSFLQEYDLSSREGVLLMCVAEALLRIPDAATADALIRDKFSQGEWDSHFGKSTSLLVNAGTWGMMLTGRIVSVDDAPAGIGNWVASLAARAGEPVVRLALRQAMKLMAEQFVMGRTIEDALARAATADHAAYRHSYDMLGEAAFTAEDAERYFVAYERAIDAIAASAAQRNAGAHVFAKPGISIKLSALHPRYEHAQRERVMAELTPRIAALAERARKGDIGVTLDAEEADRLDLSLDIFERVFASEALAGWEGFGLAVQAYQKRAPFVIDALAAVARKGGRRIMVRLVKGAYWDSEVKRGQAAGLSEYPVYTRKCNTDVSYLACAARMLAAPDAFYGQFATHNAHTVATILERAKEGQAFEFQRLHGMGDELYSEVTGALGHACRVYAPVGSHEDLLPYLVRRLLENGANTSFVNRIADSAVPVESVIADPVVVASANADKRNPRIPLPANLYGDRRNSGGFVFADEATSAPFLAALEPLLARTDWTAAPLVKGRAWPGTKVEIRDPSNGRAVGSVMEAETKLVDQAFSAAVAATMPDAQARATILEAAADKLEAKRVELIALLAREAGKTLPDALGEVREAADFCRYYALLARRHFAAPETLAGPTGESNDLRLAGRGPFVCISPWNFPLAIFVGQVAAAFAAGNPVIAKPAEQTPLIAFQAIRILLEAGVPPDALALLPGRGETLGAMLVADPRTAGVAFTGSTGTARAINRALAAREGPIVPFIAETGGLNAMLVDSSALPEQVVADVIASSFNSAGQRCSALRVLCLQKEIAPRVLSLLEGATKELVLGDPARLATDVGPVIDAESLSMLLSHSTQLDRTAKLVCRAKMPAGEGGNFFAPCAYELPSLDAIDKEVFGPILHVVTFASGELEPMLAAINAKGYGLTLGVHSRIEETVEFIRRRACVGNLYVNRNMIGATVGVQPFGGEGLSGTGPKAGGPHYLFRFAVERTFTVNTAAAGGNATLIANAE, from the coding sequence ATGAATCAAACCCCCAGCGACCCGCGCGAGAGCATTCGCGCGAACTACCTGCGTGACGAGGGCGAGGCCGTTGCCGAGCTCCTCGCGATCGCCCGCCTCGATCCCGCCGCCGAAGCCCGCGTCGCATCACGCGCCCGCGAGCTCGTCGAAACGGTCCGCGCGAAGCAGAAGGCTTCGGCGGGCATGCAGTCCTTCCTCCAGGAATACGACCTCTCCTCGCGCGAGGGCGTGCTCCTCATGTGCGTGGCCGAAGCGCTGCTGCGCATTCCCGACGCCGCGACGGCCGATGCGCTGATCCGCGACAAGTTCTCCCAGGGCGAATGGGACAGCCATTTCGGCAAGAGCACGTCGCTGCTCGTGAACGCGGGCACGTGGGGAATGATGCTCACCGGCCGCATCGTGAGCGTCGACGATGCGCCGGCCGGGATCGGCAACTGGGTCGCGTCGCTGGCTGCCCGGGCCGGCGAGCCCGTGGTGCGCCTTGCGCTGCGCCAGGCGATGAAGCTCATGGCCGAGCAGTTCGTGATGGGCCGCACGATCGAGGATGCGCTCGCGCGGGCGGCGACCGCGGACCACGCGGCCTACCGCCACTCCTACGACATGCTGGGTGAAGCCGCCTTCACGGCGGAAGATGCCGAGCGCTACTTCGTGGCCTATGAACGCGCGATCGATGCGATCGCTGCTTCTGCTGCGCAACGTAATGCCGGCGCGCACGTCTTCGCGAAGCCCGGGATCTCGATCAAGCTTTCCGCGCTGCACCCGCGCTACGAGCATGCGCAGCGCGAGCGCGTGATGGCGGAGCTCACGCCGCGCATTGCGGCGCTTGCCGAGCGCGCGCGCAAGGGCGACATCGGCGTCACGCTCGATGCCGAGGAAGCCGACCGCCTCGATCTCTCGCTCGACATCTTCGAGCGCGTATTTGCATCCGAAGCCCTCGCCGGCTGGGAGGGGTTCGGCCTCGCGGTGCAGGCGTACCAGAAGCGCGCGCCGTTCGTGATCGACGCGCTCGCGGCTGTCGCGCGCAAGGGCGGGCGCCGCATCATGGTCCGCCTCGTGAAGGGCGCGTACTGGGACAGCGAAGTGAAGCGTGGGCAGGCCGCGGGCCTCTCCGAGTACCCGGTGTACACGCGCAAGTGCAACACCGACGTGTCCTACCTCGCGTGTGCGGCTCGCATGCTTGCAGCGCCCGACGCGTTCTACGGACAGTTCGCGACGCACAACGCACACACGGTCGCGACCATTCTCGAGCGCGCGAAGGAAGGCCAGGCCTTCGAGTTCCAGCGCCTGCACGGCATGGGCGACGAGCTCTACTCCGAAGTCACCGGTGCGCTGGGCCACGCATGCCGCGTCTACGCCCCCGTGGGAAGCCACGAGGACCTGCTGCCGTATCTCGTGCGACGCCTGCTCGAGAACGGCGCCAACACCTCATTCGTGAACCGCATCGCCGACTCCGCGGTGCCCGTGGAGAGCGTGATCGCCGATCCGGTCGTGGTGGCCTCGGCGAACGCGGACAAGCGCAACCCGCGCATCCCGCTGCCCGCGAACCTCTACGGCGACCGGCGCAATTCCGGCGGATTTGTTTTCGCCGACGAGGCGACCAGCGCGCCGTTCCTCGCCGCGCTCGAGCCGCTGCTCGCGCGCACCGACTGGACGGCCGCTCCGCTGGTGAAGGGCCGCGCATGGCCCGGCACGAAGGTCGAGATTCGCGATCCATCGAATGGCCGTGCCGTCGGTTCGGTGATGGAAGCCGAGACCAAGCTCGTCGACCAGGCGTTCTCCGCGGCTGTTGCGGCGACGATGCCCGACGCGCAGGCGCGCGCGACGATCCTCGAGGCCGCCGCCGACAAGCTGGAAGCCAAGCGCGTCGAGTTGATCGCGTTGCTCGCGCGCGAAGCCGGCAAGACGCTGCCCGATGCGTTGGGCGAAGTACGCGAGGCAGCCGACTTCTGCCGCTACTACGCGTTGCTCGCGCGGCGCCACTTCGCTGCGCCCGAAACCCTGGCCGGGCCGACCGGCGAATCCAACGACCTGCGACTCGCGGGCCGCGGGCCTTTCGTATGCATCAGCCCCTGGAACTTCCCGCTGGCGATCTTCGTGGGGCAGGTCGCCGCTGCGTTCGCCGCCGGCAATCCCGTGATCGCGAAGCCCGCGGAGCAAACACCACTCATCGCGTTCCAGGCGATTCGCATCCTGCTCGAAGCCGGCGTGCCGCCTGATGCACTCGCACTACTGCCTGGGCGCGGAGAAACGTTGGGAGCGATGCTGGTGGCCGATCCGCGCACGGCGGGCGTGGCCTTCACGGGTTCCACCGGAACCGCACGGGCCATCAATCGCGCGCTCGCCGCACGCGAGGGTCCCATCGTTCCTTTCATCGCTGAAACGGGCGGCCTCAACGCGATGCTCGTCGATTCGAGTGCGCTGCCCGAGCAAGTCGTCGCCGACGTGATCGCCTCTTCGTTCAACAGCGCGGGGCAGCGCTGTTCGGCATTGCGCGTGCTCTGCCTGCAGAAGGAGATCGCGCCGCGCGTGCTGTCGCTGCTCGAGGGCGCGACAAAGGAACTCGTGCTCGGGGATCCCGCGCGCCTCGCCACCGACGTCGGACCGGTGATCGATGCCGAGTCGCTCTCGATGCTGCTCAGCCATTCGACGCAGCTCGACCGCACGGCGAAGCTCGTGTGCCGCGCGAAGATGCCTGCGGGCGAGGGCGGCAATTTCTTCGCGCCGTGCGCCTACGAGTTGCCGAGCCTCGATGCGATCGACAAGGAAGTCTTCGGGCCGATCCTGCACGTGGTCACGTTTGCCTCGGGTGAGCTCGAGCCGATGCTCGCGGCGATCAACGCCAAGGGCTACGGCCTCACGCTCGGCGTGCACAGCCGCATCGAGGAGACGGTGGAGTTCATCCGCCGGCGCGCCTGCGTTGGGAACCTCTACGTGAATCGCAACATGATCGGCGCGACGGTGGGCGTGCAGCCCTTCGGCGGCGAAGGCCTCTCGGGCACTGGCCCCAAGGCCGGCGGACCGCACTATCTCTTCCGGTTCGCGGTGGAGCGCACGTTCACGGTGAACACCGCCGCGGCGGGCGGCAACGCGACGCTCATCGCGAACGCGGAGTGA
- a CDS encoding DoxX family protein: MNNPTLTNFAALVGRSLLALLFIVSGFGKITGFAATAGYMTSKGMPFAEVLLVGAIVVELLGGLLLVAGFKARWAALAIFLFLIPTTLIFHNPAGLAAQAAQDQTIHFMKNLSIMGGMLMVVIFGPGAWSLDRK; the protein is encoded by the coding sequence ATGAACAACCCCACCCTCACCAACTTCGCGGCCCTCGTCGGCCGTTCGCTGCTGGCACTCCTGTTCATCGTCTCGGGCTTCGGCAAGATCACCGGCTTTGCCGCGACGGCGGGCTACATGACCTCGAAGGGCATGCCGTTTGCGGAAGTGCTCCTCGTCGGCGCGATCGTGGTCGAGCTTCTCGGTGGCCTGCTGCTCGTGGCCGGATTCAAGGCGCGCTGGGCCGCCCTCGCGATCTTCCTGTTCCTGATCCCGACGACGCTGATCTTCCACAACCCGGCGGGGCTCGCGGCCCAGGCGGCCCAGGACCAGACGATTCATTTCATGAAGAACCTTTCAATCATGGGCGGCATGCTCATGGTGGTGATCTTCGGGCCGGGCGCATGGAGCCTCGACCGGAAGTAA
- a CDS encoding NADPH-dependent FMN reductase, giving the protein MSKVLVFAGSARRDSLNKKLARVAAQNARDAGGEVTYVDLDEYPIPLYHGDLEAKEGMPENAVKLRDLFIAQDGFIIASPENNSSVSSLLKNTIDWLSRDIGDGKGNNSGYAPFTGKTVAMMGASPGAFGTVRAMPHLRQILSALGANVLGRQVPVGGAHKVFDAEGAISDPKIAAAVKSLAEALVKAAGR; this is encoded by the coding sequence TTGAGCAAGGTCCTCGTTTTCGCCGGCAGCGCGCGGCGCGATTCACTCAACAAGAAGCTCGCGCGTGTCGCCGCACAGAACGCGCGCGACGCCGGCGGCGAGGTCACGTACGTCGACCTCGACGAGTATCCGATCCCGCTCTATCACGGCGACCTCGAGGCGAAGGAGGGCATGCCGGAGAACGCGGTGAAGCTGCGCGACCTCTTCATTGCCCAGGACGGTTTCATCATCGCCTCGCCCGAGAACAACTCGTCGGTGAGCTCGCTGCTGAAGAACACGATCGACTGGCTTTCGCGCGATATCGGCGACGGCAAGGGAAACAACAGCGGTTATGCGCCGTTCACCGGCAAGACCGTGGCCATGATGGGCGCCTCGCCGGGGGCCTTCGGCACCGTGCGCGCGATGCCGCACCTGCGGCAGATCCTCTCGGCGCTGGGCGCGAACGTGCTCGGCCGCCAGGTTCCCGTGGGCGGAGCGCACAAGGTGTTCGATGCCGAGGGCGCGATCAGCGATCCGAAGATTGCCGCCGCGGTGAAATCGCTCGCGGAGGCCCTGGTGAAGGCGGCCGGCCGTTAG
- a CDS encoding ribonuclease domain-containing protein produces MFHALLFAIAAAFALAPVPATAQKAPPPAVTDIALAQLPAEARDVLQRIRKGGPYDYAKDGAVFGNREARLPAQKRGYYHEYTVKTPGERTRGARRIVMGKGGEAYYTADHYNTFRRIRE; encoded by the coding sequence ATGTTCCACGCGCTGCTGTTCGCGATTGCCGCGGCCTTCGCGCTCGCCCCTGTTCCCGCGACCGCGCAGAAGGCGCCGCCGCCTGCCGTCACCGACATTGCGCTCGCGCAGCTCCCGGCCGAGGCGCGTGACGTTCTTCAACGCATCCGCAAGGGCGGACCCTACGACTACGCGAAGGATGGCGCCGTGTTCGGCAATCGCGAAGCGCGGCTGCCGGCGCAGAAGCGGGGTTATTACCACGAGTACACTGTGAAGACCCCGGGCGAGCGCACGCGCGGTGCGCGTCGGATCGTCATGGGAAAGGGCGGAGAGGCCTACTACACCGCCGACCACTACAACACCTTCCGGCGAATCCGGGAGTAA
- a CDS encoding outer membrane protein assembly factor BamE, producing MRFVPLITCAALFAATACVHKIDIQQGNVVVAEQLAKVKPGMSRADVRLALGTPLLTDAFHANRWDYYFYNSRRGNEVERNRITIVFKDEKVERIEGTAPASIKGEEKMTLPEDLPRSADKKAAGEKK from the coding sequence ATGCGCTTCGTCCCCCTGATTACCTGCGCCGCGCTTTTCGCCGCGACGGCCTGCGTCCACAAGATCGACATCCAGCAAGGCAACGTCGTCGTCGCCGAGCAGCTGGCCAAGGTGAAGCCCGGGATGTCGCGCGCCGACGTGCGCCTGGCCCTCGGCACGCCGCTGCTCACCGATGCCTTCCACGCGAATCGCTGGGACTACTACTTCTACAATTCGCGCCGGGGCAACGAAGTCGAGCGCAACCGGATCACGATCGTCTTCAAGGACGAGAAGGTCGAGCGCATCGAAGGCACCGCGCCGGCCTCGATCAAGGGCGAGGAGAAGATGACGCTGCCGGAGGATCTCCCGCGCTCCGCGGACAAGAAGGCGGCCGGAGAGAAGAAGTGA
- a CDS encoding LysR family transcriptional regulator has product MDRKGSFAGAADELHRVPSAITYSVQQLEEGLDVLLFDRTGHRAKLTEAGRELLKEGRHLLRAAADLECRVQQVFKGWESELRIAVDTIVGFEKLFGLATEFYGQNAGTRLKFLQEVLGGTWDALASGRADLAIGASGDAPSGGGYTARPFGHVEMVFVAAPFHPICREPEPLSEATIQQHRAVSIADSSRLLPPRTVGLLSGQEVLTVPHLEAKVTAHVAGLGVGFLPKWVAEREQYAGRLRILKVQEPRRPAEIVIAWRPDHTGKALKWFVKRLDDPLVAASLLT; this is encoded by the coding sequence ATTGATCGGAAAGGCTCTTTTGCCGGTGCCGCCGATGAATTGCACCGGGTTCCGTCAGCGATCACTTACTCTGTCCAGCAGCTCGAGGAGGGCTTGGACGTCCTTCTTTTCGATCGAACGGGGCACCGGGCGAAGCTCACGGAAGCGGGGCGCGAGCTCCTGAAGGAAGGCCGGCACCTGCTGCGTGCCGCGGCCGACCTGGAATGCCGGGTGCAGCAGGTCTTCAAGGGATGGGAAAGCGAGCTTCGGATCGCGGTCGACACGATCGTCGGGTTCGAGAAGCTGTTCGGTCTCGCCACCGAGTTCTACGGCCAGAACGCCGGCACGCGCCTCAAGTTTCTTCAAGAGGTTCTCGGCGGAACCTGGGACGCGCTGGCGTCCGGGCGGGCCGACCTCGCGATCGGCGCCTCGGGCGATGCGCCGTCCGGTGGCGGCTATACCGCGCGACCGTTCGGCCATGTCGAGATGGTGTTCGTCGCGGCCCCCTTCCATCCGATCTGCCGCGAGCCCGAGCCGCTCTCCGAAGCGACGATCCAGCAACATCGCGCCGTGAGCATCGCCGACAGCTCGCGCCTTCTGCCTCCGCGCACCGTCGGGCTCCTCTCCGGTCAGGAAGTGCTCACCGTCCCGCACCTCGAGGCGAAGGTCACCGCGCATGTGGCGGGCCTGGGCGTGGGTTTCCTGCCGAAGTGGGTCGCCGAGCGCGAGCAGTACGCGGGGCGCCTTCGCATCCTCAAGGTGCAAGAGCCCCGGCGCCCTGCGGAGATCGTCATCGCCTGGCGCCCGGACCATACGGGCAAGGCGCTCAAGTGGTTCGTGAAGCGCCTCGACGATCCGCTCGTCGCGGCCTCCCTCCTGACATGA
- a CDS encoding Dps family protein — protein MDIGITAKDREKIAKGLSHLLADTYTLYLKTHNFHWNVTGPMFQTLHLMFETQYNELALAVDMIAERIRALGFPAPATYAAFVKLSSISETEGVPDARKMIQLLVEGQEAVARTARKVFPAAEKASDEPTADLLTQRLQVHEKTAWMLRSLLD, from the coding sequence ATCGACATCGGGATCACCGCGAAGGACCGCGAGAAGATCGCGAAGGGGCTTTCCCACCTCCTCGCCGACACCTACACCCTGTACCTGAAGACCCACAACTTCCACTGGAACGTGACCGGCCCGATGTTCCAGACGCTGCACCTGATGTTCGAGACGCAGTACAACGAGCTCGCGCTGGCCGTCGACATGATCGCCGAGCGCATTCGCGCCCTGGGCTTCCCGGCGCCGGCCACTTACGCGGCCTTCGTGAAACTTTCCTCGATTTCCGAAACCGAAGGAGTACCGGACGCGCGAAAGATGATCCAGCTGCTGGTCGAGGGACAGGAAGCCGTGGCGCGCACCGCGCGCAAGGTCTTCCCCGCCGCGGAGAAAGCGAGCGACGAGCCCACGGCCGATCTCCTGACGCAGCGCCTGCAGGTCCACGAGAAGACGGCGTGGATGCTCCGTTCACTCCTGGATTAA
- the fur gene encoding ferric iron uptake transcriptional regulator, whose protein sequence is MSDPRELRNQGLKVTAPRMKVLDLFHTSAERHLTAEDIYRKLLDEHADIGLATVYRVLTQFEQAGLLVRHHFEGGKAVYELNEGGHHDHLVCMQCGRVEEFYDAEIEKRQAKIAKERGFAIRDHQLHIYVDCTKSACPHRPKG, encoded by the coding sequence ATGAGCGATCCCCGCGAACTGCGCAACCAGGGCCTGAAGGTAACGGCGCCGCGGATGAAGGTCCTCGACCTCTTCCACACGAGTGCCGAGCGCCACCTCACGGCCGAGGACATCTACCGCAAGCTCCTCGACGAGCACGCGGACATCGGCCTGGCCACGGTCTACCGGGTGCTCACGCAGTTCGAGCAGGCGGGCCTGCTCGTGCGCCATCACTTCGAGGGCGGCAAGGCGGTCTACGAGCTCAACGAAGGCGGCCACCACGACCACCTCGTGTGCATGCAATGCGGCCGCGTCGAGGAGTTCTACGACGCCGAGATCGAGAAGCGCCAGGCGAAGATCGCCAAGGAGCGCGGGTTCGCGATCCGCGACCACCAGCTCCACATCTACGTGGACTGCACCAAGTCCGCGTGCCCGCACCGCCCGAAGGGCTGA
- a CDS encoding barstar family protein encodes MALGALEAILEDGRGGVWFVPAASPAAVKTVAKGAGFAYFHIEGKNIGRKEQFLNAAATAMRFPGHFGHNWDALEECLTDMDGIEGDGYVIYYDHIDGLMTAHPDQFETLVEICRDAVASWKEEGTAMVVLFSGSKAPKGVSKLKEKAED; translated from the coding sequence ATGGCGCTCGGCGCACTGGAAGCCATTCTCGAAGACGGCCGCGGCGGCGTCTGGTTCGTGCCGGCCGCGTCGCCTGCCGCGGTGAAGACCGTGGCCAAGGGTGCCGGCTTCGCCTACTTCCACATCGAAGGCAAGAACATCGGGCGCAAGGAGCAGTTCCTCAACGCGGCCGCCACGGCCATGCGCTTTCCCGGCCACTTCGGCCACAACTGGGACGCGCTCGAGGAATGCCTCACGGACATGGATGGCATCGAGGGTGACGGCTACGTCATCTACTACGATCACATCGACGGCCTGATGACGGCGCACCCCGACCAGTTCGAGACCCTCGTCGAGATCTGCCGCGATGCGGTCGCGTCCTGGAAGGAAGAAGGCACCGCGATGGTCGTCCTCTTCTCCGGCTCGAAGGCGCCCAAGGGCGTCTCGAAGCTGAAGGAAAAGGCTGAGGACTAG